In one window of Caenimonas aquaedulcis DNA:
- a CDS encoding flavin-dependent oxidoreductase: MKVAIIGGGIGGLALALSLHRQGQACEVYEAVAEVREIGVGITLLPHAMRELAALGLQPQLEAAGIENLESVFFNRFGQFIFREARGRHAGYDTPEIGLHRGKLHRVLYDAVLERLGADRVHLDHRCVGVDQDERGATARFQDASGRALAPVSAEVVVACDGVNSAVRRQFYPGEGLAFAGINTWRGVTVHKPILSGKSYLRIGSIETGKMVIYPIADNVDGQGGQLVNWVAEIRREGAPKNDWNKPGNLDDFLGIFQDWRFDWLDVPALIRGAASIFEYPMVDKDPVSRWTFGRVTLLGDAAHPMYPRGSNGSAQAIIDARTLAEQLGSAADVPAALLAYEKLRLPVTSRIVETNRTVPPDFINTRVDELSGGQPFRHIDDLISQEELRRMSDEYKHIAGFALKAKA; the protein is encoded by the coding sequence ATGAAGGTAGCGATCATCGGCGGAGGCATCGGCGGGCTCGCCCTGGCCCTGTCGCTGCATCGCCAGGGCCAGGCTTGCGAGGTGTACGAAGCCGTGGCCGAAGTCCGCGAGATCGGCGTGGGGATCACCCTGCTGCCGCATGCGATGCGGGAGCTCGCGGCGCTCGGGCTGCAGCCGCAGCTCGAAGCGGCGGGTATCGAAAACCTGGAAAGCGTGTTCTTCAACCGCTTCGGCCAGTTCATCTTCCGCGAGGCGCGCGGACGCCATGCGGGCTACGACACGCCCGAGATCGGGCTGCATCGCGGCAAGCTTCACCGCGTGCTGTACGACGCGGTGCTCGAGCGCCTCGGCGCCGATCGCGTGCACCTCGATCACCGCTGTGTCGGCGTCGACCAGGACGAACGCGGCGCGACCGCCAGGTTCCAGGACGCATCGGGCCGCGCGCTCGCCCCTGTCTCCGCCGAGGTGGTCGTCGCCTGCGACGGCGTCAATTCGGCCGTGCGCCGCCAGTTCTATCCCGGGGAAGGCCTCGCGTTCGCGGGGATCAACACGTGGCGCGGCGTGACTGTGCACAAGCCCATCCTCAGCGGCAAGAGCTACCTGCGCATCGGCTCCATCGAGACGGGCAAGATGGTGATCTACCCGATCGCCGACAACGTCGACGGCCAGGGCGGCCAGCTCGTCAACTGGGTCGCGGAAATCCGCCGCGAGGGCGCGCCGAAGAACGACTGGAACAAGCCGGGCAACCTGGACGATTTCCTGGGGATCTTCCAGGACTGGCGCTTCGACTGGCTCGACGTGCCGGCCCTGATCCGCGGCGCCGCTTCCATCTTCGAGTACCCGATGGTCGACAAGGACCCCGTGTCCCGCTGGACCTTCGGCCGCGTGACGCTGCTGGGCGACGCGGCGCACCCGATGTACCCGCGCGGCTCCAATGGCTCGGCGCAGGCGATCATCGACGCGCGCACCCTGGCGGAACAGCTCGGGTCCGCGGCCGACGTGCCGGCCGCGCTGCTGGCCTATGAGAAGTTGCGGCTGCCGGTGACCTCGCGGATCGTGGAGACGAACCGCACCGTGCCGCCGGATTTCATCAATACGCGCGTGGACGAGCTCTCGGGCGGCCAGCCGTTCCGCCACATCGACGACCTCATCAGCCAGGAAGAGCTGCGGCGCATGTCCGACGAGTACAAGCACATCGCCGGGTTCGCGCTGAAGGCGAAGGCCTAG
- a CDS encoding tripartite tricarboxylate transporter substrate binding protein → MPALLARMAVLAFSALAAFAASAQSPAAAPSQAPLRLIVPFTPGTGIDLIARTVGPRLAERLGRPVVVDNRAGASGNIGTEAVVHAAPNGTTLLVSVNTLVMNRSLYPQLPFDPVKDLVPVSLTSWGQLLLVASSKSGFRTAGDLVSAAKRKPGAINYASPGVGTPHHLSMELFKSTAGVFLTHIPYRGTAQAVTDLLGGQIDVMFLPIHVALPQIKAGKLVALGIGSAKRHPLLPQVPTLAEARAGNVDVDMWYGIFAPPGTSADLVAQLNRDIKEILATPEIRTAFETQGMDPASSTPEEFRRLVAQDAQRWERLIKAQGITAQ, encoded by the coding sequence ATGCCTGCTCTCCTCGCGCGCATGGCCGTGCTCGCGTTTTCCGCCCTGGCCGCCTTCGCCGCCAGCGCCCAATCGCCCGCCGCGGCCCCCAGCCAGGCGCCGCTGCGTCTCATCGTTCCCTTCACGCCCGGCACGGGCATCGACCTGATCGCGCGCACCGTTGGCCCGAGACTCGCGGAGCGCCTCGGGCGCCCCGTGGTGGTGGACAACCGCGCCGGCGCCTCGGGCAACATCGGAACGGAAGCCGTGGTGCACGCCGCGCCCAACGGCACGACCCTGCTGGTCAGCGTCAACACGCTCGTGATGAACCGCAGCCTCTATCCCCAACTGCCGTTCGACCCGGTGAAGGACCTGGTGCCCGTCTCGCTCACCAGCTGGGGACAGCTCCTCCTGGTCGCGAGCTCCAAATCGGGCTTCAGGACCGCCGGCGACCTGGTCTCCGCGGCGAAGCGAAAGCCCGGCGCCATCAACTATGCGAGTCCCGGCGTGGGAACGCCCCACCACCTCTCGATGGAGCTGTTCAAGTCGACGGCGGGCGTCTTCCTCACGCACATCCCCTACCGGGGCACCGCGCAAGCCGTCACCGACCTGCTGGGCGGCCAGATCGACGTGATGTTCCTGCCGATCCACGTCGCGCTGCCGCAGATCAAGGCCGGCAAGCTCGTGGCATTGGGCATCGGCAGCGCGAAGCGCCACCCGTTGCTGCCGCAGGTGCCCACGCTCGCCGAGGCCAGGGCCGGCAATGTCGACGTGGACATGTGGTACGGCATCTTCGCGCCGCCCGGCACGTCGGCGGACCTCGTGGCGCAGCTCAACCGCGACATCAAGGAGATCCTGGCGACGCCCGAGATCCGCACGGCCTTCGAGACGCAGGGGATGGATCCCGCGTCCAGCACGCCGGAGGAATTCCGCAGGCTGGTCGCGCAGGACGCGCAGCGGTGGGAGCGCCTCATCAAGGCGCAGGGGATCACCGCGCAATGA
- a CDS encoding MarR family winged helix-turn-helix transcriptional regulator, which produces MTALAAPLPASLSRLYARPGFLLRRAHQISAAVFEDECRELGLTPAQFGVLTILRSHPGMGQSSLARALGFDKVTVLRVLRGLETRGLVSRAPAPDNKRNVSVALTAEGAAVLTRAQKPAERAYKRLLAPLDKEQQAQLVALLQLLTGELEDDARAAFVPPGRKNG; this is translated from the coding sequence GTGACCGCCCTCGCCGCCCCCCTGCCCGCCAGCCTCTCGCGCCTCTATGCGCGACCGGGCTTCCTCCTGCGCCGCGCGCACCAGATCTCCGCCGCGGTGTTCGAAGACGAATGCCGGGAGCTCGGCCTGACGCCGGCGCAGTTCGGCGTGCTCACGATCCTGCGGTCGCACCCGGGCATGGGCCAGTCCAGCCTGGCGCGCGCGCTGGGTTTCGACAAGGTGACCGTGCTGCGTGTGCTGCGGGGGCTGGAAACGCGCGGTCTCGTGTCGCGGGCGCCCGCCCCCGACAACAAGCGCAACGTGTCGGTCGCGCTCACGGCCGAAGGCGCCGCCGTGCTGACGCGGGCGCAGAAGCCCGCGGAACGCGCCTACAAGCGGCTGCTGGCGCCGCTGGACAAGGAGCAGCAGGCGCAGCTCGTGGCCTTGCTGCAACTCCTCACCGGCGAACTCGAGGACGACGCGCGCGCGGCTTTCGTCCCCCCGGGGCGCAAGAACGGCTGA
- the moaE gene encoding molybdopterin synthase catalytic subunit MoaE produces the protein MASRVSIQPQDFDVSDEIAALRLADKRVGAVCAFVGTVRDRNDGASVSSMELEHYPGMTEKSIEAMIDEACARFDVYGVRVIHRVGLLQPLDQIVLVAVTSAHRGQSFQACEFLMDYLKTQAPFWKKEQTPAGARWVDARVADDAALARWGIAGGKNA, from the coding sequence ATGGCATCGCGCGTTTCGATCCAGCCGCAGGACTTCGACGTTTCGGACGAGATCGCTGCCCTGCGCCTCGCGGACAAACGCGTCGGCGCCGTGTGCGCCTTCGTCGGTACGGTGCGAGACCGCAACGACGGCGCCTCCGTCAGCTCGATGGAGCTGGAACACTATCCCGGCATGACGGAGAAGTCGATCGAAGCCATGATCGACGAGGCTTGCGCGCGGTTCGACGTGTACGGCGTGCGCGTGATCCATCGGGTCGGCCTGCTGCAGCCGCTCGACCAGATCGTGCTGGTCGCCGTCACCTCCGCGCATCGCGGGCAGAGCTTCCAGGCCTGCGAGTTCCTGATGGACTACCTCAAGACGCAGGCGCCGTTCTGGAAGAAGGAGCAGACGCCGGCCGGCGCGCGCTGGGTCGATGCGCGCGTCGCCGATGACGCGGCGCTGGCGCGTTGGGGAATCGCCGGCGGCAAGAACGCCTGA
- a CDS encoding MoaD/ThiS family protein translates to MKLTVKYFAAVREAIGTGAEAVETSAASLGALRDELIARGGAYASALARGKSVRVAIDQVMSDETAPLRDGGEVAFFPPVTGG, encoded by the coding sequence ATGAAGCTCACGGTGAAGTACTTTGCCGCGGTGCGCGAGGCCATCGGCACCGGCGCCGAAGCGGTGGAAACTTCGGCGGCATCGCTCGGCGCGCTGCGCGACGAGCTGATTGCCCGCGGTGGTGCATATGCGTCCGCACTCGCGCGGGGCAAGTCCGTGCGGGTCGCGATCGACCAGGTGATGAGCGACGAGACCGCGCCACTGCGCGACGGCGGCGAAGTCGCGTTCTTTCCTCCCGTCACGGGTGGCTGA
- a CDS encoding molybdopterin molybdotransferase MoeA translates to MNAPRPALRPLDDALAELLAHARVLEDTQQVATFDAEGRVLAADLVSALQVPPQDNSSMDGYAVRCADVGDAGVVLPVSQRIPAGAPAQPLSAGSAARIFTGASIPPGADAVVMQEDTEPAGEGAVRILRVPAMAQWIRRSGEDVRLGAVVLARGERLSAAAVGLAASIGMAELQVARRPRVALFSTGDELVMPGEVPPERMKPGAIYNSNRFFLSAMLRRLGCEVRDFGIVPDRRDATVAALHDASADNDLILTSGGVSVGEEDHIKPAVEQLGKLDLWQIAIKPGKPFAYGQVGAAHFMGLPGNPVSSFVTFLLLVRPFLLKLQGATVLAPVASQLAADFDWPRADKRREFLRVRRNAQGTLDLFPNQSSGVLTSAAWADGLVDNPPGRTIARGDRVSFIPLAELLA, encoded by the coding sequence GTGAACGCACCTCGCCCTGCATTGCGCCCGCTGGACGATGCGCTGGCGGAATTGCTGGCGCATGCGCGCGTGCTCGAGGACACGCAGCAGGTGGCCACCTTCGACGCCGAGGGCCGTGTGCTGGCGGCGGACCTCGTGTCTGCCTTGCAGGTGCCCCCGCAGGACAACAGTTCGATGGACGGCTATGCGGTACGCTGCGCGGACGTGGGCGACGCAGGCGTCGTGCTCCCCGTGAGCCAGCGCATCCCGGCCGGCGCGCCGGCGCAGCCGCTGTCCGCCGGCAGCGCAGCACGCATTTTCACGGGCGCCTCGATTCCCCCGGGCGCGGACGCGGTGGTCATGCAGGAAGACACCGAGCCGGCGGGCGAGGGCGCCGTCCGGATCCTGCGTGTTCCGGCCATGGCCCAGTGGATCCGGCGCAGCGGCGAAGACGTGCGCCTCGGTGCCGTGGTGCTGGCGCGCGGTGAAAGGCTCTCGGCGGCAGCGGTCGGCCTGGCGGCGAGCATCGGCATGGCCGAACTGCAGGTGGCGCGCCGCCCGCGTGTCGCGCTCTTTTCCACGGGCGATGAGTTGGTGATGCCCGGCGAGGTCCCGCCCGAGCGGATGAAGCCCGGCGCGATCTACAACTCGAACCGTTTCTTCCTGAGCGCGATGCTGCGCCGCCTCGGTTGCGAGGTGCGTGACTTCGGCATCGTGCCTGACCGCCGGGATGCAACGGTCGCGGCGCTGCACGACGCGTCCGCCGACAACGACCTGATCCTCACCAGCGGCGGCGTCTCCGTGGGCGAAGAGGACCACATCAAGCCGGCGGTGGAGCAACTCGGCAAGCTCGACCTCTGGCAGATCGCGATCAAGCCCGGCAAACCCTTCGCCTACGGGCAGGTGGGCGCGGCGCATTTCATGGGCCTGCCGGGCAACCCCGTGTCGAGCTTCGTCACCTTCCTGCTGCTGGTGCGCCCCTTCCTGTTGAAGCTGCAGGGTGCCACGGTGCTCGCGCCGGTGGCCTCGCAGCTGGCTGCGGATTTCGACTGGCCACGGGCCGACAAGCGCCGCGAGTTCCTGCGCGTGCGGCGCAATGCGCAAGGCACGCTGGACCTGTTCCCGAACCAGAGCTCCGGCGTGCTGACATCGGCCGCCTGGGCCGACGGCCTCGTCGACAACCCGCCCGGCCGCACCATCGCCAGGGGCGACAGGGTCTCGTTCATTCCACTCGCGGAGCTGCTTGCATGA
- the mobB gene encoding molybdopterin-guanine dinucleotide biosynthesis protein B produces the protein MKAIGFAGFSGSGKTTLVERLIPALKLRGLRVSVVKHAHHKFDIDHPGKDTWRHREAGAFEVVVASDRRLALMREFERPAQLSVHHLIAELYEGVDWVLVEGFKESNLPKIEVWRAASGQPVLYDDDDFVVAIATDSPGAMPQATLRPVLDLNDADAVADWLVENQDRFDYQSGMYT, from the coding sequence ATGAAGGCCATCGGCTTCGCGGGATTTTCCGGGTCTGGCAAGACCACGCTGGTCGAGCGACTGATCCCGGCGCTCAAGCTGCGCGGGTTGCGCGTGTCGGTGGTCAAGCATGCGCACCACAAGTTCGACATCGACCATCCCGGCAAGGACACGTGGCGCCATCGCGAAGCCGGCGCCTTCGAAGTGGTCGTGGCCTCGGACAGGCGCCTCGCGCTGATGCGTGAATTCGAGCGGCCGGCGCAACTCTCCGTGCATCACCTCATCGCCGAGCTGTACGAGGGCGTCGACTGGGTCCTGGTCGAAGGCTTCAAGGAGAGCAACCTGCCCAAGATCGAGGTCTGGCGTGCCGCGAGCGGCCAGCCGGTGCTCTATGACGACGACGACTTCGTCGTCGCCATCGCAACGGACTCGCCCGGTGCGATGCCGCAGGCCACCCTGAGGCCGGTGCTGGATTTGAACGACGCCGATGCGGTGGCCGACTGGCTCGTCGAGAATCAGGACCGGTTCGACTACCAGTCCGGGATGTACACGTGA
- the thrC gene encoding threonine synthase, translating to MLYLSTRGDPARKHFCEILLEGLAPDGGLYLPERYPQVDAATLAKWRTLPYADLAFEILSLYIDDIPAEDLRAICRKTYTEEVFGTRAIVPLRKLHDGLLLEGLSNGPTLAFKDMAMQLLGNLFEYELARRGEELNILGATSGDTGSAAEYAMRGKKGVRVFMTSPEGRMSPFQQAQMFSLQDANIHNIAIAGVFDDCQDIVKAVSNDLDFKRRWRIGTVNSINWARLVAQVVYYFAGYFQAHSDKVSFTVPSGNFGNICAGHVARMMGLPIDQLVLATNENDVLDEFFRTGVYRVRAAADTHETSSPSMDISKASNFERFVFDLLGRDGARVKSLFGEELQRSGRFDLGAEPAFREVKARYGFASGKSTHADRIATIRSVSERSGTVIDTHTADGVKVAREHVRPGIPMIVLETALPIKFAQSIVEALGREPERPAKFNGIEALPRRVTVMPADAEAVKAFIVRHCA from the coding sequence ATGCTCTACCTGTCGACGCGCGGCGATCCGGCCCGCAAGCATTTCTGCGAAATCCTGCTCGAGGGCCTGGCGCCTGATGGAGGCCTGTACCTGCCCGAGCGCTACCCGCAGGTCGACGCCGCGACGCTCGCGAAGTGGCGAACGCTTCCCTACGCGGACCTCGCCTTCGAGATCCTGTCGCTCTACATCGACGACATTCCCGCGGAGGACCTGCGCGCGATCTGCCGCAAGACGTACACCGAGGAAGTCTTCGGCACGCGGGCGATCGTGCCCCTTCGCAAGCTGCACGACGGCCTGCTGCTGGAGGGCCTGTCGAACGGCCCGACGCTCGCCTTCAAGGACATGGCCATGCAGCTGCTGGGCAACCTCTTCGAGTACGAACTGGCGCGCCGCGGCGAAGAGCTCAACATCCTGGGCGCCACCTCGGGCGACACGGGCAGCGCGGCGGAGTACGCGATGCGCGGCAAGAAGGGCGTTCGCGTGTTCATGACCTCTCCGGAGGGCCGCATGAGTCCGTTCCAGCAGGCGCAGATGTTCAGCCTGCAGGACGCCAACATCCACAACATCGCCATCGCGGGCGTGTTCGACGATTGCCAGGACATCGTGAAGGCCGTGTCGAACGACCTCGATTTCAAGCGCCGCTGGCGCATCGGCACCGTCAACTCCATCAACTGGGCGCGGCTGGTCGCGCAGGTGGTGTACTACTTCGCGGGATACTTCCAGGCCCACTCGGACAAGGTCAGCTTCACCGTGCCCTCGGGCAATTTCGGCAACATCTGCGCCGGCCACGTCGCGCGCATGATGGGCCTGCCCATCGACCAGCTGGTGCTGGCCACGAACGAGAACGACGTGCTCGACGAGTTCTTCCGCACCGGCGTGTACCGGGTGCGGGCGGCGGCGGACACGCACGAGACCTCCAGTCCCTCGATGGACATCAGCAAGGCGAGCAATTTCGAGCGCTTCGTGTTCGACCTGCTGGGGCGCGACGGCGCGCGCGTGAAGTCGCTGTTCGGCGAGGAACTTCAACGCAGCGGCCGTTTCGACCTGGGCGCCGAGCCCGCATTCCGGGAAGTAAAGGCGCGTTATGGCTTCGCGAGCGGCAAGAGCACGCACGCGGACCGCATCGCGACGATCCGCAGCGTGTCCGAACGTTCGGGCACGGTCATCGACACCCACACCGCCGACGGCGTCAAGGTGGCCCGCGAACATGTCCGCCCCGGCATCCCCATGATCGTCCTGGAGACCGCGCTGCCCATCAAGTTCGCGCAGAGCATCGTCGAAGCCCTGGGCCGCGAGCCCGAACGGCCCGCGAAATTCAATGGCATCGAAGCCCTGCCGCGCCGGGTCACCGTGATGCCCGCGGACGCGGAAGCGGTCAAGGCCTTCATCGTCCGGCACTGCGCCTGA
- a CDS encoding type II toxin-antitoxin system VapC family toxin has protein sequence MAARWLLDTCVVSELAKPVPDARLREWLSAHVNGCRLAAVTLGEIAFGIESLPHGARRNGLQRWAGELQQRFSSRTLVTDEPVWTTFGRLKASLRMIGRPQDDLDILMAATATVHGLGLVTRNTRHFSDTGVALINPWEPAH, from the coding sequence ATGGCTGCGCGCTGGCTGCTGGACACCTGCGTCGTTTCGGAACTGGCGAAACCCGTGCCGGACGCGCGTCTTCGCGAGTGGCTGTCGGCGCACGTGAACGGCTGCCGCCTCGCCGCCGTGACCTTGGGAGAGATCGCCTTCGGGATCGAAAGCCTGCCGCATGGCGCGCGTCGCAACGGCCTGCAGCGTTGGGCGGGTGAGCTGCAGCAGCGCTTCTCCAGCCGCACGCTGGTCACGGATGAACCGGTGTGGACGACCTTCGGGCGGCTCAAGGCATCCCTGCGCATGATCGGCCGTCCCCAGGACGACCTGGACATCCTCATGGCAGCCACGGCCACGGTCCACGGTTTGGGCCTGGTCACGCGCAACACACGCCACTTCTCTGACACGGGCGTGGCACTCATCAATCCCTGGGAGCCTGCCCATTAG
- a CDS encoding type II toxin-antitoxin system Phd/YefM family antitoxin: MAAVWQVQEAKSRLSELMDRALDEGPQIITRHGKPVVKVVAADAPPDAADSDDDFLEFLVSIPKSGLDEGLPRMPRRNRRRPLFGDE; encoded by the coding sequence ATGGCTGCGGTCTGGCAAGTGCAAGAGGCGAAGAGCCGCCTGAGCGAACTGATGGATCGGGCCCTCGACGAGGGTCCCCAGATCATCACGCGCCATGGGAAGCCGGTCGTCAAAGTCGTGGCGGCCGACGCCCCACCGGACGCGGCGGACAGCGATGACGATTTCCTGGAGTTCCTCGTATCGATCCCGAAGTCGGGGCTAGACGAAGGCTTGCCTCGCATGCCGCGCCGCAATCGGCGCAGGCCCCTTTTCGGGGACGAGTGA
- a CDS encoding homoserine dehydrogenase, giving the protein MKAIQAGLLGIGTVGTGVYNVLQRNQAEIKRRAGRGIEITMVADLDTARAQSLVGPDVKVVNDARAVIANPDIDIVIELIGGYGIARQLVMEAIEAGKHVVTANKALLAVHGTEIFAAAHRRGVMVAFEAAVAGGIPIIKALREGLTANSIEWIAGIINGTTNFILSEMRDKGLDFDVALKDAQRLGYAEADPTFDIEGVDAAHKATIMSAIAFGIPVQFDKAYVEGITKLGAQDIRYAEQLGYRIKLLGITKRTSKGVELRVHPSLVPAKRLIANVEGAMNAVVVQGDAVGTTMYYGKGAGSEPTASAVIADLVDITRLHTVDAANRVPHLAFQPDQMSDAVVLPMADVVTSYYLRLRVADQAGVLAQVTGLLAGAGISIDAMLQRQAQELGGAGATQTDLIILTHNVREGTMNEILAKMQALPTVLAPIVRIRKEELA; this is encoded by the coding sequence ATGAAAGCTATCCAGGCAGGCCTGCTCGGCATCGGAACCGTCGGCACCGGCGTCTACAACGTTCTCCAGCGCAACCAGGCGGAAATCAAGCGCCGCGCCGGCCGGGGGATCGAGATCACCATGGTGGCCGACCTCGACACGGCCCGCGCGCAGTCCCTCGTCGGCCCGGATGTGAAGGTCGTGAACGACGCACGCGCCGTCATCGCGAATCCCGACATCGACATCGTCATCGAGCTGATCGGCGGCTACGGCATCGCGCGGCAGCTGGTGATGGAGGCGATCGAGGCCGGCAAGCATGTGGTCACCGCCAACAAGGCATTGCTCGCCGTGCACGGCACCGAAATCTTCGCCGCCGCGCATCGCCGCGGCGTGATGGTCGCCTTCGAGGCGGCTGTGGCGGGCGGCATCCCGATCATCAAGGCGTTGCGCGAAGGCCTCACGGCCAACAGCATCGAGTGGATCGCCGGGATCATCAACGGCACCACCAATTTCATCCTGTCCGAGATGCGCGACAAGGGTCTCGACTTCGACGTGGCCTTGAAGGACGCGCAGCGCCTGGGCTACGCCGAGGCGGACCCGACCTTCGACATCGAAGGCGTGGACGCCGCGCACAAGGCCACCATCATGTCGGCCATCGCATTCGGCATCCCCGTGCAGTTCGACAAGGCCTATGTCGAAGGCATCACGAAGCTGGGCGCGCAGGATATCCGCTACGCGGAACAGCTGGGCTACCGCATCAAGCTGCTGGGCATCACGAAGCGAACGTCCAAGGGCGTGGAGCTGCGCGTGCATCCGTCGCTGGTGCCCGCCAAGCGCCTCATCGCCAACGTCGAGGGTGCGATGAATGCGGTTGTAGTCCAAGGCGATGCCGTCGGCACCACCATGTACTACGGCAAGGGTGCGGGCAGCGAGCCGACGGCCAGCGCGGTGATCGCGGACCTGGTGGACATCACGCGGCTGCATACGGTGGACGCCGCGAACCGCGTGCCGCACCTGGCGTTCCAGCCGGACCAGATGAGCGATGCCGTCGTCCTGCCCATGGCGGACGTCGTGACGAGTTACTACCTGCGCCTGCGCGTGGCGGACCAGGCGGGTGTGCTCGCGCAGGTCACGGGACTGCTCGCAGGCGCGGGCATCAGCATCGACGCGATGCTGCAGAGGCAGGCACAGGAGCTCGGCGGCGCCGGTGCCACCCAGACCGACCTCATCATCCTCACGCACAACGTTCGCGAAGGCACGATGAACGAGATCCTCGCGAAAATGCAGGCCCTGCCCACGGTGCTGGCCCCTATCGTGCGCATCCGCAAAGAAGAACTTGCCTGA
- a CDS encoding pyridoxal phosphate-dependent aminotransferase, whose protein sequence is MKTVQKSAKLANVLYDIRGPIMDAARQMEEEGHKIIKLNIGNLAVFGFDAPEEIQQDMARNLPNSAGYSDSKGIFAARKAVMHETQKQGIKGVTLDDIYLGNGASELIAMATNALLDNGDELLLPAPDYPLWTATSTLSGGKPVHYLCEEANGWMPDLDDIRRKITPATKGIVVINPNNPTGALYSDELLQGIVDIAREHNLVIFADEVYDKVLYDGAKHTAIASLSEDVLTLTFNSLSKSYRSCGYRAGWMVVSGDKRNAADYIEGLNMLSNMRLCANVPGQWAIQTALGGYQSINELVAEGGRLRRQRDLAYELITAIPGVTCVKPSAALYMFPKLDPKVYPIEDDRQFFLELLQETRVMLVQGTGFNWATPDHFRIVFLPHEDDLREAVNRIAKFLENYRKRHSQ, encoded by the coding sequence TTGAAAACCGTCCAGAAATCCGCGAAGCTGGCCAACGTCCTCTACGACATCCGGGGTCCCATCATGGATGCGGCCCGGCAGATGGAAGAGGAAGGGCACAAGATCATCAAGCTCAACATCGGCAACCTGGCCGTGTTCGGTTTCGATGCGCCCGAAGAGATCCAGCAGGACATGGCGCGCAACCTGCCCAACTCGGCCGGCTACTCCGACAGCAAGGGAATCTTCGCGGCCCGCAAGGCGGTCATGCACGAGACGCAGAAGCAGGGTATCAAGGGCGTCACCCTCGACGACATCTACCTCGGCAACGGCGCGAGCGAACTTATCGCCATGGCCACGAACGCGCTGTTGGACAACGGCGACGAGCTGCTGCTGCCCGCGCCCGACTATCCGCTGTGGACGGCCACCAGCACGTTGTCGGGCGGCAAACCGGTGCATTACCTCTGCGAGGAGGCGAACGGCTGGATGCCGGACCTGGACGACATCCGCCGCAAGATCACCCCGGCCACCAAAGGCATCGTGGTCATCAACCCCAACAACCCGACTGGCGCGCTGTATTCGGACGAATTGCTCCAGGGCATCGTGGACATCGCGCGCGAGCACAACCTCGTGATCTTTGCGGACGAGGTCTACGACAAGGTCCTCTACGACGGCGCGAAGCACACCGCGATCGCCAGCCTGTCCGAAGACGTGCTGACCCTCACCTTCAACTCGCTGTCCAAGAGCTACCGCTCCTGCGGCTACCGCGCGGGATGGATGGTGGTGTCCGGGGACAAGCGCAATGCCGCCGACTACATCGAGGGCCTGAACATGCTGTCGAACATGCGGCTGTGCGCGAACGTGCCCGGCCAGTGGGCGATACAGACGGCGCTCGGGGGCTACCAGAGCATCAACGAACTCGTGGCCGAAGGCGGTCGCCTGCGCCGCCAGCGCGACCTCGCCTACGAACTCATCACCGCGATCCCTGGCGTGACGTGCGTGAAGCCCTCTGCTGCGCTGTACATGTTCCCGAAGCTCGACCCGAAGGTCTACCCCATCGAGGACGACCGCCAGTTCTTCCTGGAATTGCTGCAGGAGACGCGTGTGATGCTGGTGCAGGGCACCGGCTTCAACTGGGCGACACCCGACCACTTCCGCATCGTCTTCCTGCCGCACGAAGACGACCTGCGCGAAGCCGTCAACCGCATCGCCAAATTCCTAGAAAACTACCGCAAACGTCACTCGCAATGA
- a CDS encoding Mth938-like domain-containing protein, with amino-acid sequence MKLQPDKSTVQTITGHGPGWIGVDGEKITSSVIVSSGGTRIAWPVGSFDALEPGHFAALAQVDAEIVIFGSGARIRFPRPAWLAPLIERRIGVETMDTPAACRTYNILAQEGRNVAVALLVEQPV; translated from the coding sequence ATGAAGCTGCAACCCGACAAATCCACCGTCCAGACCATCACGGGCCACGGCCCCGGCTGGATCGGCGTCGATGGGGAAAAGATCACATCGAGCGTCATCGTGAGTTCGGGCGGCACGCGTATCGCCTGGCCCGTGGGGAGCTTCGATGCACTGGAGCCCGGGCATTTCGCGGCGCTCGCCCAGGTGGACGCGGAGATCGTGATCTTCGGCAGTGGCGCGCGCATCCGCTTTCCCCGGCCGGCGTGGCTGGCGCCCCTGATCGAGCGCCGGATCGGCGTCGAGACCATGGACACGCCGGCCGCGTGCCGGACCTACAACATCCTGGCTCAGGAAGGGCGCAACGTCGCGGTGGCCCTGCTGGTCGAACAGCCCGTGTGA